The Luteitalea sp. genomic sequence TGAGCCAGGATCTTGGCCTGCCGCTCGTGTGCACCAACGACGTGCACTACTTGCGGCACGGCGATCACAAGCCGCATGACATCTTGCTCTGCATTGGCACCGGCAAGAACGTGCAGGATGTAGACCGCCTGCGATATCACGGCGATCAGTTCTACCTGAAGTCAGCCGATCAGATGAGCGAGGTCTTCGGCGACTTCCCGGCGGCGCTTGCCAACAGTGTCCGCATCGCGGAGCGGTGCGGCGTCAACCTCGATCCCGTCGAGTATCACCTGCCCAACTTCGACGTGCCGTCGGACCGCACCCTCGATGACTACTTCGAGAGTGTCGTAAGGGATGGGTTCGCCGAGCGCCTGCCGCGTCTCCGCCAGCTCGCCGAGCGTGGCGCCCTCGGGCACGGCCTCGACGAATACGAGGCGAGGCTGTCGTACGAAGTCGAGATGATCAAACGGATGAAGTACGCGGGCTACTTCCTGATCGTGTGGGACTTCATCCGATACGCGCGCGAGCGAGGCATTCCGGTCGGCCCTGGGCGTGGCTCCGCTGCGGGGAGCGTCGTGGCCTGGTGCCTCAAGATCACGGACGTCGATCCCATCGAGTTCGATCTGATCTTCGAGCGCTTCCTCAATCCCGAGCGTGTCTCGATGCCAGATATCGACATCGACTTCTGCGAGCGCCGGCGGGGTGAGGTGATCGAGTACGTCACGCGCAAGTACGGGCGCGAGAACGTCGCCCAGATCATCACCTTCGGCACGATGAAGGCGAAGGCGGTGATTCGGGATGTCGGCCGCGTGCTCAATATGTCGTATGCGGACGTCGACAAGGTGGCAAAGCTGATTCCGTCCACGCTCGACATGACGCTCGACAAGGCGCTCGAGGAAAACCCTGCGCTCAGCCAGTTGACGCGGAGCGACAAGCAAGTGCAGGAACTGGTCGAGATCGGGCGGCGTTTGGAAGGCATGACCCGCCACGCGTCGGTGCACGCAGCGGGTGTGGTCATCACCCCAAAGCCGCTCACGGAGTTCGTGCCGCTCTACAAGGACCAGAGCAAGGATCAGATCACGACGCAGTGGGCCATGAAGGAGATCGAGCGCATCGGTCTCCTGAAGATGGACTTCCTGGGCTTGAGCACCCTGACGCTCATCGACGACGCCGTGGCAGAGATCGAGCGGACCACGGGGCAGACGATCGATATGGAAAACCTGCCGATGGATGATGGAGCCGCGTTCGAGCTCTTCGGCATGGGGCAAACGGCAGGTGTGTTCCAGTTCGAGAGCACCGGCATGCGTGAGGTGTTGCGGAAGATGAAGCCGCAGCGGTTCGACGACCTCATCGCACTGAATGCGCTGTATCGACCAGGGCCCTTACGCGCGGGCGTCATCGACGATTTCATCAACCGCAGGCACGGCCGCGCCGAGATCAAGTACGAAGTGCCGCAGCTCGAGCCCATCCTCCGCGCCACGTACGGCGTCATCGCTTTCCAAGAACAGGTGATGCACATCGCCCGCGATTTAGCCGGCTTCACGATGGGCGAAGCCGACGTCCTGCGCAAAGCAATGGGGAAGAAGAACCTCGTTGTCATGCAGGCCCAGCGAGAGCGGTTTGTGAAGGGCGCAACGACGCGCGGCCTCGCCGAGAAGAAAGCCACCAAGGTCTTCGACCTGATGGAGTACTTCGCGGGGTACGGGTTTCCCAAGGCGCACTCGACGACCTACGCGCTGCTCGCGTACCAGACGGCTTATTTGAAGGCCAACTACCCGTGGCACTTCATGGCGGCGCTGCTCACCATCGAATCGCAGAACACGGACAAGCTCGCCTTCTACTTGAACGAGTGTCGGGACATGGGCGTTCCGGTGCTCCCCCCCGACATCAACATCAGTGAGCTGCGCTTCACGGTGAGCCCAGGCGAAGGCGTTCGGTTTGGGCTCGGGGCCATCCGAAACGTGGGGCAGGGTGCCATCGAGTCGATCCTTGCCGTCCGCGCCGCGCAGGGCGGACGAATCGACTCGCTGTTCACCGTCGCCGAGAACGGGGACCTCCGCCTCGTCAACAAGCGGGTGCTCGAAAGCCTGGTCAAAGCGGGAGCGCTCGACTCCATGGCAGACGCGGCATGGCCATTGGCAGAGCGCCGCGCGCGCCTGTCCGCCGCCATCGATCGCGCGCTCGAGCATGGCAGCCGGCAGCAGCGAGATCGCGAGCAGGGGCAATCGCAGCTCTTCGGCGACTCGGCGGACGAGGTCGGCGGCACGCTCGCCATTCCGCTACCGGCGGCGCCGGCCTGGAGCGAGCGTCAACTGCTGGCGTTCGAAAAAGATGCCCTTGGCCTCTATTTGAGTGGGCACCCGCTGCACGAATTCAAGGCTGTGCTCGAGAAGGCCGGCGCCCGCACGATTGCCGAGCTCACCGAATCCGCCTCCAGCGTGCTGGCGGGCGGCATCGTCACGGCGCTCCGACCGCTCAAGACGCGCAAGGGCGACCGGATGGCCGCGTTCGTGCTCGAAGACATGGCCGGCACGATGGAGGTCGTGGTCTTCCCGGATCCGTTCAGGCAGTGCGAGACCCTGCTCCTCAACGATGCCATGGTCCTCGTCAGTGGCGCCCTGGAGGTCACCGAAGAAAGCGCACGGCTGCGTGCGAACGAGATCACGTCCCTCGCCGGGCTGCCGGGCAGACTGTCGCGCGAGGTCGTGATTACCATCGCCTCGCCACCCCACGACCGGCAGACTTTCGAAGCGCTCGCGGGCGTGCTGCAGCGGCATCGCGGCGATCGACGCGTGCGCGTCGAGCTGGAGCTGCGCGAGGTCCATCGACCGCTGCGGATCTCCGCCAACCTGGCGCAGACCCGTGTCGAGCCGTCGACGCAGCTCGTCTCGGAAGTCGAACAGATTTGTGGCAGCGGATCAGTTCGGCTGAGGTGATCTCACACGTAGCGCAGGCCTTTAGGCCTGCCAACACCGCGTCGCCAGCGCAAGACTGGGGAGGTACGCGAGCACAGCAGGCAGGCCTAAAGGCCTGCGCTACGGGACTCAAAAAATGCCACCAGAAACCTTAGAGTTCGAAGAGCCGGTTGCGGTGCTGCTGAAGGAGATCGATGCTCTGAGCCAGCTTCCGCAGACCGAAGGCCGAGACGCCGAAATCGCGGGTCTTCGCCGCCGTGTGACGCAGATTCGAGGCGAGATCTTCTCGCGCCTCACCCCATGGCAGCGAGTGCTGGTGGCGCGACATCCGGCCCGCCCGTACATGCTGGACTACGTGAACCGGTTGTTCACGGACTTCGCCGAGATTCACGGCGACCGACACTTCGCGGACGATGGGGCGATCGTCACTGGCTTCGCGGCGTATCGGGGCGAGCCCGTGCTCCTCGTCGGTCACCAGAAGGGGCGCGACACTGCGCAGAAAGTGCACCGAAACTTCGGATACGCCAGACCGGAGGGCTACCGGAAGGCGCTCCGCGCCATGAAGCTCGCCCAGAAGTTCGAACACCCGATCATTGTGTTCGTCGATACGCCGGCAGCATATCCAGGCGTCGAGTCCGAAGAGCGCGGCATTGCCGAGGCTATCGCGTACAACCTTCGTGAAATGGCCGTGCTGACCGTGCCCATCGTCATCCTCCTCACGGGCGAAGGAGGCAGCGGCGGCGCCCTGGGCATCGCGGTGGGCGACCGCGTGCTGATGCAGGAGTTCGCCGTGTACAGCGTGATTCCGCCCGAAGGCTGCGCGGCGATTCTGTGGCGCGATGCCGCCAAGAAGGTGGAGGCAGCCGACGCGCTCAAGCTGACCGCTGCGGACCTCTTGAAGAGCGGCGTCATCGACGAGATCGTCCCAGAGCCGAATGGCGGAGCGCACCAAGATCCCGATGCCGCCGCGCAGGCGGTCGACACGGCTCTCGCCGCCGGACTGGCGAGCCTGCGGAGAGAAGCGGTCGACACGCTTGTTGACCGCCGGTATGAAAAGTTTCGGCGTATTGGGCGCCTCGGGGCGGAGATCATCGACGAAGAAGAACACGAAGAGGCAACCACGACGGACGTAGAGAATTAACCACGAAGGACACGAAGAGCACGAAGAATACCAGTTTGAATTTCTTCCTTCGTGCTCTTCGTGTCCTTCGTGGTTGATCCTTCGTGTCCTTCGTGGTGATTGTAACGTTGGTGGTTGGATCTTCGTTGTGGTTCTGTGCGGCCTTCGTGGTTGCCTTACGAGGACTCTGTTGCGCACACTCATTTGGGAACATCAACCATGCGACGAGCGGGCCGCCAACGAGCTCGCTTCAGCGCTACGCGTCGCGCCCGTCGTGGCGCGGCTGTTGTATCAACGCGGCTTCACGGATCCCGAAACCGCGGATCGGTTCTTGAACCCATCGCTGGACCACCTGCACGACCCGTGGCAACTGACCGACCTCCGGGTCGCGTGCGACCGGCTGCTCGGCGCTATCGCGCGCCGGGAGCGCGTGGCCATTCACGGCGACTACGACGTCGACGGGGTGACATCCACCGTCATCATGCGACGCTGTCTGGAGCTGCTCGGGGGCGACGTCGTGCATTTCATTCCCGAGCGGCTCCGCGACGGATACGGTCTCCAAACGCCTGCCATCGACCGGCTGCACGCCCTCGGCGTCCGGGTCATTGTCTCGGTGGACTGCGGCATCCGCAGCGCCGACGCGGCACGTCGCGCGCGTGAGCTCGGCATCGACCTGATCATCACCGACCATCATGAGCCGGAGGCGGATTTGCCGCCTGCGTTGGCGGTCATCAATCCAAAGCGGCGCGATTGCTCCTATCCGGACAAGAACCTGGCTGGGGTTGGGGTCGCGTTGAAGGTAGTCCAGGCGCTGTCCATGCAGACCGGCAACGCCCGCTGGCTGCCGGCCTTCGTGAAAATGGCCGCCATTGGGACCGTGGCCGACGTCGTACCGCTTGTGGGGGAGAATCGCGTCATCGCGAAGATCGGGCTCGAACGCCTGTCGAAAGGTCCACATACGGTTGGGTTACGAGCGCTCCTCGAGGCGTCAGGGTTGACCAACACGGTCATCGACGGCTTTCACGTGGCGTTCGTCCTGGCTCCGCGGGTCAACGCGGCCGGCCGCATGAGCACGCCAGACCTCGCCACGAGGCTGCTGCTCGCGTCGGACGAGGCGATGGCCGAGGAAGCGCGCGGCCTCGCGGCCCAGCTCGATGCCGAGAACCGGCGGCGACAGGAGCACGAGGCGGACATTCTCGCAGCGGCGCGCAAAGTCGTCGAGACGGACCCGGACGTCGGCGCCCACAACGTGCTCGTGGTCGCGGGCGACGACTGGCACCGCGGTGTGGTGGGGATCGTGGCATCGAAGCTGGTGGACACGTACTTCAAGCCGGCAATCGTCATCTCGCGTGACGGGGAGCTGGGGCACGGGTCGTGCCGGTCGATTCCGAGCTTCGACATGCTTGGCGCGCTCGAGCAGTGCGCGGACCTGTTCGTCAAGTTCGGCGGGCATCGCCAGGCCGCTGGGCTCACGATCGAAGCTACGCGCATCGAAGAGTTCAGGCGTCGTGTGAATGCCCATGCAGACGAGTGCCTCGACCCGACCGACCTCATGCCACGCCTGCGCGTCGATGGCGGTCTCCGGCTGTCGGCGATCAATTCGGAGGTGATTACCGGCCTCGATCGCCTCGGCCCGTTCGGTATGGGCAATCCCCGGCCCGTCTTCGACGCCGCGGCGGTCGAGATCGCCAGCGGACCGCACCGCATCAAAGAGCGGCATCTGAAGATGCACCTTCGGCAGGACGGGCGCCTGTTCGGCGCCATCGCGTGGCGTGCCAGCGAACGCGTGCCGTTCCTCCAGGAGCATCGTCAGGCCGTACGGCTCGCGTACTCACTGGAAAAGCGAACGTGGCGCGGCGAAACGACCGTTGAGCTGACGGTGGCCGACTTTCAGGAAACAGGAAACGGGCTTCCCTCGCCGAAGCTCGCCGCAGGCGAGCGAAGGCGGGAAACAGGAATCAGGAATCAGGATTCGGGATTCGGGAGCGCGGAGTCCGAAGGAGACGGGCCATGACGTGGCAGCGGCGCGCCCGTTTGGGTCTTGCGCTGTTTGCGTTGATCTTCGTGATCGTCGTCGTCCTGTCGCTTCGACGACGGCCGACGACGACCGAGAGCGTGCCGAAACGGGAAGACCCGAGGGCCATTGTCGAGAGCGGGCCTGGTGTCACGCTGAGCACCGAAGGTGCGAAGGAAGATCTCAAGATCGCGTACGAGCGCTGGCTGCAGTACGCCGATGGGACGAGCAAGCTCTCTGCGATCACAGTGGACCTGCCACCGCGCGACGGCAAGGCGATGACGTTGACCGGCGACGAAGCGCTCATCGAGGCGGAGCCCGCCGAAGCGCAACCGCAGGCAGGGCAGGCGGGCCAGTCGACAGCCACGCCGATGTCGACCATCATGCCCGATCGGATGACCGTCCGCGGCAACGTCAAACTCAGGAGCAGCGATGGCCTTATCGTGAGCGCCGCTGAGGCCATGTACGACAAAGGCACGGAGATCGTGCGGGTCCCAGGCGCGGTGACGTTTACCCGGGGACGCATGTCGGGCCGGTCCCGAGGGGCCACATACGACAGCAGACGCGACGTACTCTGGCTCCTCGCCGAGCCGCGCATCACGGTGGCGCCGGACCAGCGTGGTGAAGGGGCATCGGACATGACGGCCAGCCAGGCGGGATTCGCCCGTCGAGACCGATACGTGCGATTGCTCGACGGGGTGCGCATCGTGCGGGGCGCGCAGATCACGCGGGCAGACAACAGCACGTTGTTTCTTCAGCCCGAGGCGGACATCGTTCAACGTGCCGAGCTGCGAGGTCACTCGAGCGTGGAGACACCGGATGCGATGCCCGGAGCGTTGCGGTCGATGTCCGCGGTGAACATCGACCTGGCATACGCGCCGGATGGCCGCGCGCTCCAAGAAGCATCGCTCAGCGGGAACGCTGCGATTCAGATGGCGGGGCAGCCCGGGGTGGGTGGGCGACGTCTTGCTGGCAACACGCTCAGCCTGGGGTTCGCGCCCGACGGCTCCACGTTGACCACCCTGAATGCCCGCGACCGCGTGCGCGTCGATCTGCCTGCGCAAGAGTCGACGCCGGCGCGCGTGATCCGCTCGGCGACGCTCGTCGCAACTGGGCCGCCGACCGGTATCAACCAGGCTCGCTTCGAGCGAGACGTGGAGTACGTCGAGCGGGAGGCAGTCACACGAGAGGGACAGCCTGCCGCAGACCGAACGGTCACGGCGCGTCGGCTCGACACGGACACGGCACCCGGCTTCGGCGACATCGAGCGCGCCATGTTCACCGGCAGCGTCACGTTGAAAGAAGGGAACACGCGAGAGGGCAATGCGGAGCAGGTCGACTACGAGGTCAAGAAGAGCACCGTGGCGCTGTCATCGCCCGGCAAGACTGGCGTCGGCGCACGCGTGAGCGATGAGCGGATCTCGGTCACCGCGACCACGATCAACACATCGCTCGATGGCGAGACACTCGTGGCCACGGGTGGGGTCCGCAGCGTGCTGAAGGCACGTCGCGAAGGCGCAGAGAAGCGCGGACGACCGGTGATGTTCCGAGACAGCGAGCCGGTCAACGTCACGGCCAGTCGGCTCGAGTCGAAGGGAGCGCTTGCCGTCTACACGGGTCAGGCGCGTCTGTGGCAAGGCGCAACGGCAATCAGCGCCAAAACGTTGACCTTGGATGACGACAGTGGCAATTTGCAGGGCGAGGGAAACGTCGTCTCCACCCTGGAGCTCGAGCAGGAACCAGCGAGCCCGGCGGCAACCAACGGTAATAGTACCGCTGTACGTAGCGCCGGGCCTTCAGGCCTCGCGAAAGGAACACCGGCAAAGTCGGCCCCGACGACCATCACGGCGCAAGCGCTCGACTATCAGGAGGCCGATCGTCGCGCGATCTACACTGGAGGGCCTCCGCAGCCGCACCTGGTGGGTCCCGAAGGAGATCTCCGCGCCGACCGAATCGAGCTGTACTTGGACGAGGAAGGTCGGCAACTCGAACGGCTCGAAGGGTACACCGATGTCTCGCTCAAGACGATTCCGACCGAGGGCGCGTCGGCTCCTCGCGATGGCGCGGGTGCACGGCTCACGTACTTCGCAGACGAGGAGAAATATGTGATGACGGGTGGTCCGGTCGTGGTGCTCGAACAGCTGCCCACCGAGTGTCGCGAGACCATCGGCAGCATTTTGACTTTCTATAAAGCGACTGATACCATCCGCATGGACGGCAACGCGGGCAGGCGTACCCAGACGGTCGCTGGAAAGTGTCCGGAGCGAGAGTAGGCAACGGTCGTCATGCCGACGCTCCAGACAACTGGGCTCACCAAATCGTACGGCGGTCGAACGGTCGTACGGAATGTGAGCCTCGAAGTTCACTCGGGCGAAGTCGTGGGGCTGCTTGGGCCGAATGGCGCGGGCAAGACGACCACCTTCTATATGGTGGTGGGCTTGACGGCGCCGGACCGTGGTCGGGTTGAGCTCGACGGGACCGACGTTACGCACGATCCCATGTACGTGCGAGCGCGGAAGGGGATCGCGTACCTCCCCCAGGAGCCGTCGGTCTTCCGTGGCCTGACGGTCGAGCAGAACATCGCCGCGAT encodes the following:
- the recJ gene encoding single-stranded-DNA-specific exonuclease RecJ, with amino-acid sequence MNHEGHEEHEEYQFEFLPSCSSCPSWLILRVLRGDCNVGGWIFVVVLCGLRGCLTRTLLRTLIWEHQPCDERAANELASALRVAPVVARLLYQRGFTDPETADRFLNPSLDHLHDPWQLTDLRVACDRLLGAIARRERVAIHGDYDVDGVTSTVIMRRCLELLGGDVVHFIPERLRDGYGLQTPAIDRLHALGVRVIVSVDCGIRSADAARRARELGIDLIITDHHEPEADLPPALAVINPKRRDCSYPDKNLAGVGVALKVVQALSMQTGNARWLPAFVKMAAIGTVADVVPLVGENRVIAKIGLERLSKGPHTVGLRALLEASGLTNTVIDGFHVAFVLAPRVNAAGRMSTPDLATRLLLASDEAMAEEARGLAAQLDAENRRRQEHEADILAAARKVVETDPDVGAHNVLVVAGDDWHRGVVGIVASKLVDTYFKPAIVISRDGELGHGSCRSIPSFDMLGALEQCADLFVKFGGHRQAAGLTIEATRIEEFRRRVNAHADECLDPTDLMPRLRVDGGLRLSAINSEVITGLDRLGPFGMGNPRPVFDAAAVEIASGPHRIKERHLKMHLRQDGRLFGAIAWRASERVPFLQEHRQAVRLAYSLEKRTWRGETTVELTVADFQETGNGLPSPKLAAGERRRETGIRNQDSGFGSAESEGDGP
- a CDS encoding DNA polymerase III subunit alpha; this encodes MPDFVHLHLHTEYSLLDGACRIEELVGQAAELGMPALAVTEHGNMFSAIAFYDACHKVGVKPILGCEVYVAPGDRRVKGGVPGETANHLVLLAETNDGFQNLIKLVSSGYTEGFYYRPRIDKELLAQHAKGLIGLSSCLKGEVAEGLYKDRAAKAREAAATYRDILGPDNFFLEMQYQGLGEQRVVNSALPSLSQDLGLPLVCTNDVHYLRHGDHKPHDILLCIGTGKNVQDVDRLRYHGDQFYLKSADQMSEVFGDFPAALANSVRIAERCGVNLDPVEYHLPNFDVPSDRTLDDYFESVVRDGFAERLPRLRQLAERGALGHGLDEYEARLSYEVEMIKRMKYAGYFLIVWDFIRYARERGIPVGPGRGSAAGSVVAWCLKITDVDPIEFDLIFERFLNPERVSMPDIDIDFCERRRGEVIEYVTRKYGRENVAQIITFGTMKAKAVIRDVGRVLNMSYADVDKVAKLIPSTLDMTLDKALEENPALSQLTRSDKQVQELVEIGRRLEGMTRHASVHAAGVVITPKPLTEFVPLYKDQSKDQITTQWAMKEIERIGLLKMDFLGLSTLTLIDDAVAEIERTTGQTIDMENLPMDDGAAFELFGMGQTAGVFQFESTGMREVLRKMKPQRFDDLIALNALYRPGPLRAGVIDDFINRRHGRAEIKYEVPQLEPILRATYGVIAFQEQVMHIARDLAGFTMGEADVLRKAMGKKNLVVMQAQRERFVKGATTRGLAEKKATKVFDLMEYFAGYGFPKAHSTTYALLAYQTAYLKANYPWHFMAALLTIESQNTDKLAFYLNECRDMGVPVLPPDINISELRFTVSPGEGVRFGLGAIRNVGQGAIESILAVRAAQGGRIDSLFTVAENGDLRLVNKRVLESLVKAGALDSMADAAWPLAERRARLSAAIDRALEHGSRQQRDREQGQSQLFGDSADEVGGTLAIPLPAAPAWSERQLLAFEKDALGLYLSGHPLHEFKAVLEKAGARTIAELTESASSVLAGGIVTALRPLKTRKGDRMAAFVLEDMAGTMEVVVFPDPFRQCETLLLNDAMVLVSGALEVTEESARLRANEITSLAGLPGRLSREVVITIASPPHDRQTFEALAGVLQRHRGDRRVRVELELREVHRPLRISANLAQTRVEPSTQLVSEVEQICGSGSVRLR
- a CDS encoding acetyl-CoA carboxylase carboxyltransferase subunit alpha, with protein sequence MPPETLEFEEPVAVLLKEIDALSQLPQTEGRDAEIAGLRRRVTQIRGEIFSRLTPWQRVLVARHPARPYMLDYVNRLFTDFAEIHGDRHFADDGAIVTGFAAYRGEPVLLVGHQKGRDTAQKVHRNFGYARPEGYRKALRAMKLAQKFEHPIIVFVDTPAAYPGVESEERGIAEAIAYNLREMAVLTVPIVILLTGEGGSGGALGIAVGDRVLMQEFAVYSVIPPEGCAAILWRDAAKKVEAADALKLTAADLLKSGVIDEIVPEPNGGAHQDPDAAAQAVDTALAAGLASLRREAVDTLVDRRYEKFRRIGRLGAEIIDEEEHEEATTTDVEN